Within the Gloeobacter kilaueensis JS1 genome, the region GCCCTCATCGGGGCGCGCTTCGACTTTGATCGCTTCGGTCTGGTGCCCCGTAGCTCGCCCCGGCAGGCGGACCTCATCATCACTGCCGGAACGATCACGACCAAATTTTCCGATGTGCTGGTGCAGCTCTACCAGCAGATGCCCGAACCCAAGTACGTGATCGCCATGGGTGCCTGCACGATCACCGGCGGCATGTTCTCCGCCGACTCCTACACCGCCGTGCGGGGGGTGGACAAACTGATCCCGGTCGATGTCTACCTGCCCGGTTGCCCGCCCCGTCCCGAAGCGATCTTCGATGCGATCATCAAACTGCGCAAAAAAATGGGGGCAGAAGATTTTCGCGAGCGGGGCAACCACCAGAACCAGACCCACCGCTACTACACCCTCAGCCACAATCTCAAGGCGATCCCGGACGTGCTCGACAAAGAGTACCTGCGCATGGAAAGCCGCCAGCAGATGCCGCCCGCCATCGCCGCCGCCCTCGAAATGCAGCAGGCTCTGGATGTCAGCCGCCCACCTCTAGAACTGGAGAACCGCGATGGAAACACCGCCCGCTGAAAATACAGCGATCGAACCGGTCCAGCCCGGCCCGTACACGCTCCTGCTTCAGCAGCAAAACCTGAGCGCTGAATTTTTGG harbors:
- the nuoB gene encoding NADH-quinone oxidoreductase subunit NuoB, producing the protein MDEKLQQMMYPPELPEITSELSNNVVLTTLNDLYNWARLSSVWPLMYGTACCFIEFAALIGARFDFDRFGLVPRSSPRQADLIITAGTITTKFSDVLVQLYQQMPEPKYVIAMGACTITGGMFSADSYTAVRGVDKLIPVDVYLPGCPPRPEAIFDAIIKLRKKMGAEDFRERGNHQNQTHRYYTLSHNLKAIPDVLDKEYLRMESRQQMPPAIAAALEMQQALDVSRPPLELENRDGNTAR